The Aspergillus fumigatus Af293 chromosome 7, whole genome shotgun sequence genome includes the window AACGAATTCCTCGATGCCATTCTGGCAAATGATGCGTCCTGCCTGTGCCAGCCTTTGCCCGAAGCAGAGTCGAGTCCTGAGGTTGGGCGAACACCAGCATCACAGCCCCCAACGACCCCCAATGAACACGTTGAGGTGATTGGTGATTCCCAAGTGATAGAGGGGGCGAGTGAGGCAGGTACAAAGAAGGCTAAGTCTTCGAGGATTCGGCCCATCAGCAACAAAGTTAAATCCTTTGACGATGAATTTGATATATCGTCAATTCCCACGTACACGCAAGATGAACAACCTGATATGGTTGAGTCGCAACCAGTACCTAACATACCGCCTTCCTCCGATTTCCCTTCGCAACAGCCCAGCATTCCTGATAATGAAGAAGATCTAGTCTCCAGTCTCTTGCCCGGTGCTACAGCAATGAAACGACGGCGGGCTGAGACCGTACAGCGCAGCCTTGGAGAGTCACAGAGCCTTCCTAAAGCAGAACAACCTCACAAACCCAAAAGACAAAAGCTGGACGTGCTCGAGGCGGCGCGGCAGCATCgggaagcggaagaggacGCCCAGCGCAAGCGCCgtcaagaggaagaggcatcTCTTCAAGATTCTCTTAGAGATACGGACGTTGAGAAACTCAAAAACTTAGCCAttgtggaggagatggaaatCAAGCCCCGTCGCGATGTCGCAGAGGACAGACGATGGGACGAGCGATGGAATGGACGCAAGAACTTCAAAAAGTTTCGTCGGAAAGGTGAGCCTGGTCAACCTCGGCATCGCATTCAGACAGTTATTGTCCCCTTGGAGGAGGTGACACGGAAGGACTTTGGCATCGGCGATCATTACTGGGTCACCAGCCATGCGACGTCAGATCCCAGACCATCGGAAAGCCAGCGCGAGCGCTCTCTAAGCCGAGGCGTGTCATCTCGTGCCCAGTCACAGTCACAGTCCCAGTCTTTTTCTGCATCTGTGCCTAGGGTGGAGTCTGCGACAGCAGCATCTCGAAGTCAGAAACGGCTTCGAGAAGAACGTGATTCTGATAGTGATGATGAGCCTCGATTTAGATTCCGTCGCTGGCGATAGCAGCGTCGCAATTTGTTGTAGAATATATATGAAATTTTGAGAATACGGAGCACATGAAGGTCGCTTCATAGTAGTACTAGTTGCGGGTGGTTATAAGAGTCTAGGCTAGGCTCAGCTAGAAATTGCGGGTCTACCCACAACAAATTTAATGGGGTAGTTAGTTGA containing:
- a CDS encoding DNA damage response protein RcaA, translated to MWILDSEGDFLEGKRVWLRPGKKYLFGRIKQDGVRHAIQHSSISRKHMVIEVSPVNPGDGSHIYTKSGITIHDQNSKCGTTVDGESIKGGSKKLTGDEHIIKLGRCQHALRIKWQPTVLSFSFSSKELKAKDPLAHVRSRLEDLDIKTIIPYVVGHTTHVVQSKRNTAKGLQALVNGKYIVQDSYIDALVYAATPSDLETLESLSPLETDFDAAWPDPTEHLPPPGKEAVPRPAEAFVPRADRINIFEDYTFVFWDASQFSNLQDPISNGHGKALLYPLENGVTTAEEIVQFMKNAAGQKGLGGERVGRGGVVLVRFRSKGEWEKWSIELSNQVALMTDQRVIEQNEFLDAILANDASCLCQPLPEAESSPEVGRTPASQPPTTPNEHVEVIGDSQVIEGASEAGTKKAKSSRIRPISNKVKSFDDEFDISSIPTYTQDEQPDMVESQPVPNIPPSSDFPSQQPSIPDNEEDLVSSLLPGATAMKRRRAETVQRSLGESQSLPKAEQPHKPKRQKLDVLEAARQHREAEEDAQRKRRQEEEASLQDSLRDTDVEKLKNLAIVEEMEIKPRRDVAEDRRWDERWNGRKNFKKFRRKGEPGQPRHRIQTVIVPLEEVTRKDFGIGDHYWVTSHATSDPRPSESQRERSLSRGVSSRAQSQSQSQSFSASVPRVESATAASRSQKRLREERDSDSDDEPRFRFRRWR